The following are encoded in a window of Arthrobacter woluwensis genomic DNA:
- a CDS encoding RHS repeat-associated core domain-containing protein, protein MTTTPASGTASSQTFAWDVAGRMTGRAGQTLKYSADGKITATSGTSGSALNPNPNTAGQSPGTSASGDSSRFYTAAGNLIGIKDATGVTLALGITTAFAPVTGEASATRSYSFLGKTVAQRSAKGGVVQYAIVLGDGVGTAQTLVLPSTATAGVTTVARYTDPYGLIRGPTQQAVGTAALTAQPVQPAGSGTNAASQTGFGAAHGYLGKLADTQSSLTQVGARDYDPVLGVFTAPDPVFNATPVSGSSPYAYAGHDPINYSDPSGLTAVKCDMCGGKPIGEITGVGGGGAAGGASTVLRTLGPSFWDRIASIGRLLGSIASSLQNLGSSGSSGARAGGAGSRYTYYSGDGSVYADSRASLRFYRTSVGSSISYGGGSGAGFEDDYGAGYSPNYGDGGADWGYVPGSGQSSSAGYAAAAAAAAAAAERRAAGLAENARLKAASEAATAKLGKEGLAAQAASGSGSSGGAGNKPPGGTGFSTPDDDENDPDPAEGFSSFRSAKRSMGSPGDGNVYDHVVEQSQISDKRSGFDPRIIHNPRNLNPVPSAINQAKANYYSSVRGFTSNKTIRDWLSGQSFREQYNFSMRITDIIQNGGPLP, encoded by the coding sequence GTGACCACCACGCCGGCCTCGGGAACGGCTTCATCGCAGACGTTTGCCTGGGATGTTGCAGGCCGTATGACCGGTCGTGCCGGTCAGACGCTGAAATACTCGGCAGACGGCAAGATCACGGCCACGTCGGGCACGTCGGGCTCGGCGCTGAATCCTAATCCGAACACCGCAGGGCAATCGCCTGGCACCAGCGCATCTGGTGACAGCTCGCGCTTCTATACGGCGGCCGGGAATCTGATTGGTATCAAGGACGCCACCGGTGTCACGCTGGCGCTGGGCATCACCACAGCATTCGCCCCGGTGACAGGTGAAGCGAGTGCAACCCGGTCCTATTCTTTCCTGGGTAAGACGGTCGCGCAGCGTAGTGCTAAGGGCGGTGTCGTCCAGTACGCGATCGTGCTTGGCGATGGTGTGGGCACGGCTCAGACCCTGGTGCTGCCGTCAACCGCGACGGCCGGGGTCACGACCGTGGCTCGCTACACCGACCCTTACGGCCTGATCCGGGGCCCGACCCAACAAGCCGTGGGCACCGCTGCTCTGACGGCTCAGCCTGTTCAACCGGCAGGGTCAGGAACTAATGCTGCAAGCCAGACCGGCTTCGGCGCAGCCCATGGGTACTTGGGCAAGCTCGCCGATACACAAAGCTCCCTGACCCAGGTCGGCGCCCGGGATTACGACCCGGTCCTGGGTGTATTCACCGCCCCGGACCCAGTGTTCAACGCAACACCGGTTAGCGGCTCAAGCCCCTACGCCTATGCAGGGCACGATCCGATCAACTACTCGGACCCGAGTGGGCTGACGGCTGTCAAGTGCGATATGTGTGGCGGTAAACCCATTGGCGAAATTACTGGTGTTGGAGGCGGTGGCGCCGCTGGAGGTGCGTCCACTGTACTTAGGACGCTCGGACCGAGCTTCTGGGATCGGATTGCGTCCATCGGGCGTCTCCTTGGGTCGATTGCGAGCTCGCTCCAAAACTTGGGAAGTTCCGGTAGTAGTGGAGCACGTGCCGGCGGCGCTGGCTCGCGATACACCTACTACAGCGGTGATGGCTCGGTCTACGCTGATTCTCGTGCGAGCCTTCGGTTTTACCGAACAAGTGTGGGGTCATCCATTTCGTATGGAGGGGGCAGCGGTGCCGGCTTTGAGGACGACTATGGAGCTGGCTACTCGCCCAACTACGGAGATGGAGGCGCTGACTGGGGCTACGTGCCTGGTTCAGGGCAGTCCTCAAGTGCCGGATATGCTGCTGCGGCTGCCGCTGCGGCTGCCGCAGCTGAGCGACGTGCCGCCGGATTGGCCGAAAATGCTCGCCTGAAAGCAGCCTCTGAGGCCGCGACAGCTAAGCTGGGCAAAGAAGGTCTGGCGGCTCAGGCCGCGTCTGGATCAGGTTCGAGCGGTGGGGCAGGTAACAAGCCTCCGGGTGGAACCGGTTTCTCCACGCCCGATGATGATGAGAATGACCCAGATCCCGCGGAGGGTTTTAGTTCGTTCCGTTCAGCGAAGAGGTCGATGGGATCGCCGGGCGATGGGAACGTCTACGATCACGTGGTGGAGCAGTCCCAGATATCAGATAAACGGAGCGGATTCGACCCTCGAATAATACACAATCCAAGAAACCTCAATCCCGTACCTAGTGCAATAAATCAAGCCAAGGCCAATTACTACTCGTCCGTTCGTGGTTTTACGAGTAACAAGACGATTAGAGATTGGCTATCTGGGCAGAGCTTTAGAGAGCAGTATAATTTCAGCATGAGGATCACGGACATAATTCAGAATGGAGGTCCACTGCCGTGA